The window TATTCGGTAAGGAGAGGTTCAgaattcatcttcatcactccTGCAGacatacacaaaaacattaAAGCCGGTATGATCTATACGGTAAATTTtagcaagtaaaaaaaaagaaacgtacGTTGTAAGCGGTCTGTTACATCCCAAGTGAAAATGTTTCAAATGAAAGCTCTAATAAATCTTGAGGTATGATCTACTTGGTCCAAGTGTTTTTAACCTTTTAATTAactaatgcatatatatatatatatatatatattttcttggaTATAATTTCTGGTTTTATCTAATCAGTCCAAAATTTaacccaaaagaagaaaaatctaaTCAGTCTAATGAAGATGAAATCACTCATAATTAATCTTAAGAAGGCTTTTTTACTCCTGGATACAAGATAGGGATGCATCACCACGAGGATATAATCAATACCGAACTTGAAATTGGTGTTGACTTTCCACGAGAGTTGCAAGACACCACAAATCCTACGGACATTGTGGTTGTTCTCTTGAAACGCCGAGTTTGTGAGTATAATTCTTGGAGATTGGAAGATAACGTCGGTTAGGTTGAAAAACTCTCCCTCATTAAGATAAAAATTCATAACTCATAATATCATGTGTGGCCTACATAATTGATAAATCATTAGCTTGACGCTTGACAGATGTGAGTTGTTGGATGGACACAAAACGTTaaaacaactttttaaaaaagattttagcTTATTAGTAAAAAAAGGTAAACTTATTTAGAGTGCAAATGGTAGGATTAATTGAAGATTTTGAAAGAGTTGAATGaacattcaaaatttgaaaactataatAGTTTTTACTTGTTGAGATGAAAGAGTCAACCCATTTATCTTCAAAATTTGGAAATAAACAAATGTAAGGGTTTTGCTATGTAAGTAAATCATTAAAGCATATTATACTTTGAAAACTACTACTTTTAAAAcaatactaggttttgaacccacccgtagcgtgggtttatttgatatattttgatgaaaattatatataattgatgacggtaataaaatattattttataaaaaaatttaaattagtattaagggaaaaaaataaatttcagatacacatttttaaaaaatataaaaatcagttgtgttataaaatctaatctgataaaaaaaatcatgaatttaactcgacgtcgaggcaaactgatgacctcacatatcctaaacaatttttatacATGGTGAAACTAAATACTTGAAATTCAACAGATCAGAAAAACggaacaattttatcatcatgaatttaactcgttttcatatttaattgatcgctatgaCCTATgatttcgtgttttttattccatgttttcttattcttcatattctttcttgtcattccattgtcaaattttggagtaattgtcatcattacttttactgtatggttcttcgttatattctttttattcttcttcctcgtcaacttcttcacattaggccactgaaaaatattttttttagactaccacacaacttgttaacccatcaaactttttaatgttttagtttgatcaaataaaaaactggatcaaaccgaataaaaattttaaacttggacgcctgataaatcaagttttcttgctcattcgttgttggaagcatattaatcttttttatactggttctgaaccattgtctaaaacttttctagccgatgtgagatattgtacatagttcttttatttccataaatttaaaactttcctttttctaaaaattctggaaatttaaaaaatgttaatgaatgatatgtcaaatcttgataggttgtttaaaataatttttaatatagaaaattctggaaatttaaaaaaagttaattagtgaGGTGTATAATCtctattggtggtttaaaattCTACATGGACAGCTTAAGAAGGTTATAGCTCctattttatttagtatagatttctAAAAAGTAAGCATCTCAACCGAACTAAAATATTGACTTAATATCATTACCAACCTTCATCATACAAACATAAGTTTGACTCAAGAAGAACTCTTGTCTGGCCAGTCGTACAAAGTATATAATTTCAGATCTAATCATGTTTCTGGACACTGATCAAATCAGTCAATCCCTCAACAAAGTTATCCACGTAACCAGCAAATAGTCCAGGACTAACAAGAATCTCCTTCAATTTGGCGTGGTTACTCCTCACTAGCTTCCCGAGGTCGCTCTCTTTATCCATCACAGACTTGATCGCATCTCTTAAGCTCTCCTTTGAAAACCATCCTGTTTTTTCCCTGAACACTTCCACAGAGACCTCGAATTCCTCAGTCAACAACCTTGTGAAGAGAACTTGATCACTTAAAAATGGAATCAAAACCATTTGGCAATCAGTCATCAGACACTCCCATATTGCTCCAGGACCGCAATGGTTCACAAAGCAGCCTACTGATGGATGAGACAATATCAAAGGCTGTTGCACCCATCCTCCCGAAACCACACCACGCCCCTTCACCCGCTCCTCGAACCCTTCTGGTAAACTTTCTTGGATCGTCGATGATCCTCTCGGTGGCTTTACCGCTACAAGAAACGGTAAACCTGTCAGCTCCATCCCTAAGCAGAGTTCTTGGAACTGATCCTTCTCAAGAACTATCTGGCTTCCAAGTGCACAAAACACTACTGAACCAGGTGGGAACCCGCTAAGAAAATGGCTCCAGTGTTCTTCTAGTGGTTTACTTGTGTCTGGCTCAGGGAGCATTGGACCAGTCAA is drawn from Camelina sativa cultivar DH55 chromosome 8, Cs, whole genome shotgun sequence and contains these coding sequences:
- the LOC104707275 gene encoding UDP-glycosyltransferase 79B8-like; translation: MDSKFHAFMFPWFAFGHMIPFLHLANKLAEKGHRVTFLLPKKAQKQVEHHNLFPDSIVFHPLTVPHVNGLPPGAETTSDISISEDNLLSEALDLTRGQVEAAVRALRPDLIFFDFAHWIPELAKEHMIKSVSYMIVSATVIARLHDPGAPVEVPPPGYPSSKVLFRGNDAHALVIRSIFYERLYHQLATGFKSCDVIALRTCNEIEGKFCDFISRQYQKKVLLTGPMLPEPDTSKPLEEHWSHFLSGFPPGSVVFCALGSQIVLEKDQFQELCLGMELTGLPFLVAVKPPRGSSTIQESLPEGFEERVKGRGVVSGGWVQQPLILSHPSVGCFVNHCGPGAIWECLMTDCQMVLIPFLSDQVLFTRLLTEEFEVSVEVFREKTGWFSKESLRDAIKSVMDKESDLGKLVRSNHAKLKEILVSPGLFAGYVDNFVEGLTDLISVQKHD